One region of Epilithonimonas zeae genomic DNA includes:
- a CDS encoding c-type cytochrome, with protein sequence MISWRKHYKKGLIAIGLLLSTGASVYAQGDPKKGQELFKANCTACHALDKKVVGPALGGVVEKVKKDGQDVDWLHKWISNNEKLRASGDAYANKIYEENGKVAMQVFEGKLSDQDIDDILEYTTNPPKEEPAAEAEGKTAVDTTASIEAAKAQQLNSKIMIAALIAIAGLLFWLLLKIRQLVKIQQSPELSELNSTRVVSFSALYEKYSFVGKGIVGLLALFAAYGVWNWLMWVGVYKGYAPEQPIYFSHKIHAGENKIDCQLCHSGAKYGKVSEIPSLNVCMNCHRSISEYKGKYIEPGKDREFYTSQIKTLYAHVGWDESKQAYTGKTEPVEWTRIHNMPDFVYFNHSQHVVAGEQAIINSFNAKQKDASNKIDVVCKACHGKIDTMNVVQMANNFTMGWCIDCHRTTEVDMNNGYNKEYFKNLHDKLKKQYGEGSKITVDAIGGLECGKCHY encoded by the coding sequence CCGGCGCTTCCGTTTATGCACAAGGTGATCCGAAAAAGGGACAGGAGCTTTTCAAGGCAAACTGTACTGCTTGTCACGCATTGGACAAAAAAGTTGTAGGACCTGCACTTGGCGGTGTTGTTGAAAAAGTTAAAAAAGACGGTCAGGATGTTGATTGGCTTCATAAATGGATCAGCAATAATGAGAAGCTTAGAGCATCTGGTGATGCATACGCAAACAAAATCTATGAAGAAAATGGAAAGGTTGCGATGCAAGTATTCGAAGGGAAACTTTCTGATCAGGATATCGATGATATCTTAGAATACACCACCAATCCTCCAAAAGAAGAGCCGGCAGCAGAAGCTGAGGGCAAAACAGCAGTAGATACTACTGCATCTATCGAAGCAGCAAAAGCTCAACAATTGAATTCTAAAATTATGATTGCTGCACTGATCGCAATCGCAGGATTATTGTTCTGGTTGTTGCTTAAAATTCGTCAATTAGTAAAAATCCAACAGTCTCCAGAGTTATCAGAACTTAATTCTACAAGAGTTGTTTCTTTCTCTGCTTTATATGAGAAGTACAGTTTTGTAGGAAAAGGTATCGTTGGGTTGCTAGCGTTATTCGCTGCTTATGGTGTCTGGAACTGGTTGATGTGGGTTGGTGTTTATAAAGGATATGCTCCTGAACAACCAATTTACTTCTCTCACAAGATCCACGCCGGAGAAAATAAAATCGACTGTCAGCTTTGTCACTCAGGTGCTAAGTATGGTAAAGTTTCCGAGATCCCTTCTCTTAACGTTTGTATGAACTGTCACAGATCTATTTCTGAGTATAAAGGTAAATACATCGAGCCAGGAAAAGACAGAGAATTCTACACAAGTCAAATCAAAACGCTTTACGCACACGTAGGTTGGGATGAGTCCAAACAAGCTTATACTGGTAAAACAGAACCGGTAGAGTGGACAAGAATTCACAATATGCCAGACTTCGTATATTTCAATCACTCACAACACGTTGTGGCTGGTGAGCAGGCAATTATCAATAGCTTCAACGCTAAGCAAAAAGATGCCTCAAACAAAATTGATGTCGTTTGTAAAGCTTGTCACGGTAAAATTGATACAATGAACGTGGTTCAGATGGCTAACAACTTCACAATGGGTTGGTGTATCGATTGTCACAGAACTACAGAAGTAGATATGAACAATGGTTATAATAAAGAATACTTCAAAAATTTGCATGATAAGTTGAAAAAACAATATGGTGAAGGAAGCAAGATCACTGTAGATGCAATTGGAGGTCTTGAGTGTGGTAAATGTCATTATTAA
- a CDS encoding TAT-variant-translocated molybdopterin oxidoreductase, with product MASNKIQFRSIHELKDPTLNGKLAAKEFQNEIPVEEFLDDSSKEGTSRRDFLKLLGFSTAAVTLAACEAPVIKTIPYVVKPHDIIPGIPNFYASSYFDGFDFSSVLVKTREGRPIRIDPNPAAGSLGTTNARAQASVLSLYDNDKVKKPALNGDEQEDFNKVDDFILKGLTESQAGGKKIVVLSHSFPSPTFKKLFGDFKAKYPSAELVTYDAIPYAAALDAAQEVFGQRALPVYDLSTSQLVVSFNADFLGDYNASSLEVSYAAARKPGPDMLRHIQVESNLSLTGANSDSRYRLKPSAVFKTLVEVYNGLNGGTSDKVASEIVKELQAKGDKAVVLADGSKAAYVLAHLINQKLGSKAFTGKANFLKEYDNARFNEFLSWLNVGQVGVLITNNINPIYSHAKGQTLKAAIEKVPYSVAITDKKNDIYKASKAVIPFAHWLESWGDITPETGAYSLMQPTIQKIYKSRQLEESILVWINGKNSPSNNYYDYLKANALTLNAGKTFNKTLYNGFTEGGLSTGLAYSGGNAAQAVAELSAFKAGQLELQLYTKSAIGDGTQSNNPWLMEMPDPISRLSWDNYLTISPKDAKALGLENKLNARMQLDGDTVKLTVNGVTLENVPVFIQPGQADGSLGLALGYGKKDSGKVADTGVNAYPLFDGYNTVLTNVKIEKTGEDYEFAGMQLQNTLMGRYEIAKEVTLDDFINKPVDEWNKPLAMHTIGGELPIGKVDLWDSFDDTDGPHFNLSVDLNSCTGCGACVIACQAENNVAVVGKEEIRMSRDMYWLRIDRYYSTEQKVEVYEGLKEGMAVPELYGSNLLGIEGALENAAENPDVIFQPVMCQHCNHAPCETVCPVAATSHGKQGQNQMAYNRCIGTRYCANNCPYKVRRFNWFNYALNDKFDFNMNNDLGRMVLNPDVVTRTRGVMEKCSLCIQETQLTILNAKKDGRRVTDAEFQASCACAAACSTGAMKFGDMNDVDSEVRSLFNSNRKYTLLEEIGTKPNVFYHTKIRNRKESLNNK from the coding sequence ATGGCTTCAAATAAAATACAATTCAGAAGTATTCACGAACTAAAAGATCCAACTTTGAATGGAAAGTTGGCTGCTAAAGAGTTCCAGAATGAAATTCCGGTTGAAGAATTCTTAGATGATTCTAGTAAAGAAGGAACTTCTCGTAGAGATTTTCTTAAGTTGCTAGGATTCTCTACAGCTGCTGTAACTTTGGCAGCTTGTGAAGCTCCGGTTATCAAAACAATTCCTTATGTGGTTAAGCCACACGATATTATTCCGGGGATTCCTAATTTCTATGCGTCTTCCTATTTTGATGGTTTCGATTTTTCTAGCGTTTTAGTTAAAACAAGAGAAGGACGTCCAATCAGAATCGATCCTAATCCTGCTGCGGGTTCTCTTGGAACAACCAATGCAAGAGCTCAGGCAAGTGTTCTTTCTCTTTATGATAATGATAAAGTGAAAAAACCAGCTTTGAATGGTGATGAGCAAGAAGATTTCAATAAAGTTGACGATTTTATCCTAAAAGGTTTAACAGAATCTCAGGCTGGCGGAAAAAAGATTGTAGTATTATCTCACTCTTTCCCAAGTCCAACTTTCAAAAAGTTGTTTGGAGATTTCAAAGCAAAATATCCTTCAGCTGAATTAGTAACTTATGATGCAATTCCTTACGCAGCAGCATTAGATGCAGCTCAGGAAGTTTTCGGACAAAGAGCATTACCGGTTTACGATCTTAGCACTTCTCAGTTAGTTGTTTCTTTCAATGCAGATTTCCTGGGAGATTATAATGCTTCTAGCTTAGAAGTTTCTTATGCTGCAGCTAGAAAACCAGGTCCTGATATGTTAAGGCATATTCAAGTTGAATCAAACCTTAGTTTGACTGGTGCTAACTCAGATTCAAGATATAGATTGAAGCCAAGTGCGGTTTTCAAAACTTTGGTAGAAGTTTATAACGGATTGAATGGCGGAACTTCTGATAAAGTAGCTTCTGAAATCGTTAAAGAACTTCAGGCAAAAGGAGATAAAGCAGTTGTTTTGGCAGATGGTTCAAAAGCAGCTTATGTTTTAGCTCACTTAATCAATCAAAAATTAGGATCTAAAGCTTTTACAGGTAAAGCTAATTTCCTTAAAGAATATGACAACGCAAGATTCAATGAATTTTTATCTTGGTTGAACGTAGGACAAGTTGGCGTTCTTATTACTAATAATATCAACCCAATCTATTCTCACGCAAAAGGACAAACTTTAAAAGCAGCGATTGAAAAAGTTCCTTACTCTGTAGCTATTACAGATAAGAAAAATGATATCTACAAAGCTTCTAAAGCAGTTATTCCTTTCGCGCATTGGCTAGAATCTTGGGGAGATATCACTCCGGAAACTGGAGCTTACTCTTTGATGCAGCCTACAATCCAAAAAATCTATAAATCCAGACAGCTTGAAGAGTCTATCTTGGTTTGGATCAATGGGAAAAATAGTCCTTCTAACAATTACTACGATTATCTTAAGGCTAATGCTTTAACACTTAATGCTGGTAAAACTTTCAATAAAACACTTTACAATGGTTTTACAGAAGGTGGACTTTCTACAGGATTGGCTTATTCTGGAGGTAATGCAGCTCAAGCTGTTGCTGAATTATCAGCTTTCAAAGCAGGTCAATTAGAATTACAACTTTATACTAAATCAGCAATAGGAGACGGAACACAATCTAACAACCCTTGGTTGATGGAAATGCCGGATCCAATCTCTAGACTATCTTGGGATAACTACCTGACGATTTCTCCAAAAGATGCAAAAGCTTTAGGTCTTGAAAACAAACTTAATGCGAGAATGCAGTTGGACGGAGATACTGTTAAGTTAACAGTAAATGGTGTTACTCTTGAGAACGTTCCAGTATTTATTCAGCCAGGTCAGGCAGACGGTTCATTAGGTTTGGCGCTTGGTTATGGTAAAAAAGATTCTGGTAAAGTAGCTGATACAGGTGTTAATGCTTATCCATTATTCGATGGTTACAATACAGTTCTTACGAATGTAAAAATTGAAAAAACCGGAGAAGATTATGAATTTGCAGGGATGCAGCTTCAAAATACATTGATGGGTCGTTATGAGATCGCTAAAGAAGTTACCTTGGACGATTTCATCAACAAACCAGTAGATGAGTGGAACAAACCTTTGGCAATGCACACAATTGGAGGTGAACTTCCAATTGGAAAAGTTGACCTTTGGGATTCTTTTGATGATACAGATGGTCCTCACTTCAACTTATCAGTTGACCTTAACTCTTGTACTGGTTGTGGTGCTTGTGTTATTGCCTGTCAGGCTGAAAATAACGTTGCTGTTGTAGGTAAAGAAGAAATCAGAATGTCTAGAGATATGTATTGGTTAAGAATTGACCGTTACTATTCTACAGAACAAAAAGTTGAAGTTTACGAAGGTCTTAAAGAAGGAATGGCAGTGCCAGAACTTTACGGAAGTAACCTTTTAGGAATTGAGGGAGCATTGGAAAATGCGGCTGAGAATCCAGATGTAATCTTCCAACCGGTAATGTGTCAGCACTGTAACCACGCTCCTTGTGAGACTGTTTGTCCGGTTGCTGCAACATCTCACGGTAAACAAGGTCAAAACCAAATGGCTTACAACAGATGTATCGGTACCAGATATTGTGCGAACAACTGTCCTTATAAAGTAAGAAGATTCAACTGGTTCAATTATGCGTTGAATGACAAGTTTGACTTCAATATGAATAATGATCTTGGAAGAATGGTTCTTAACCCAGACGTTGTTACAAGAACAAGAGGGGTAATGGAGAAATGTTCATTGTGTATCCAAGAAACTCAGTTGACTATCCTGAATGCTAAGAAAGATGGTAGAAGAGTAACAGATGCAGAGTTCCAGGCTTCTTGTGCTTGTGCTGCTGCTTGTTCTACTGGTGCTATGAAATTTGGAGATATGAACGATGTAGATTCAGAAGTTCGTAGCTTGTTCAATAGCAACAGAAAATATACGTTGTTAGAAGAGATTGGTACAAAACCAAACGTCTTCTATCATACAAAAATCAGAAACAGAAAAGAAAGTTTAAATAATAAATAG
- the nrfD gene encoding NrfD/PsrC family molybdoenzyme membrane anchor subunit gives MSGHYEAPIREPLIIGHKTYHDITEDIARPIEERAGKLWWASLYAALVLFVYGFGCIAYTVGTGIGAWGLNRTINWGWDITNFVWWVGIGHAGTLISAVLLLFRQRWRMSVNRSAEAMTIFAVCQAAIFPVIHMGRVWVGYWVFPLPNQFGTLWTNFNSPLLWDVFAISTYFSVSVVFWFMGLIPDFAMIRDRAKTPFNKKIYTLLAFGWGGKAKHWQRFEELSLVLAGLATPLVFSVHTTVSFDFATSVIKGWHSTIYPPYFVAGAIFSGFAMVQTLLLVARKVCHLEDYITMYHIEIMNIVIVVTGGMVTVAYATEYFIGWYSGSRFEDFTYLSPGAAVGPYWWAFWALIICNLVVPAAFWFKKVRTNIFWTFIIALIINIGMWFERFDIIVINLSRDYLPSSWTMFKPTVIDVGVYLGTIGFFSVLFLLYARTFPVIAQAELKSILKISGETYKAKEGDEHH, from the coding sequence ATGTCAGGACATTACGAAGCTCCGATAAGGGAACCTTTAATTATTGGTCATAAGACTTATCACGATATCACAGAAGATATCGCAAGACCTATCGAAGAACGTGCAGGGAAATTATGGTGGGCATCATTGTATGCAGCTTTAGTTCTGTTTGTTTACGGATTCGGTTGTATCGCTTACACTGTGGGAACAGGTATCGGTGCGTGGGGACTTAACAGAACTATCAACTGGGGTTGGGATATTACTAACTTCGTATGGTGGGTAGGTATCGGTCACGCCGGAACATTGATCTCTGCCGTACTATTATTATTTAGACAAAGATGGAGAATGTCTGTTAACCGTTCTGCAGAAGCGATGACCATCTTCGCGGTTTGTCAGGCGGCTATCTTCCCTGTAATTCACATGGGTAGAGTTTGGGTTGGATATTGGGTTTTCCCTTTGCCTAACCAGTTTGGTACACTTTGGACCAACTTCAACTCACCGTTACTTTGGGACGTATTTGCAATCTCGACTTATTTTTCTGTATCAGTTGTATTCTGGTTTATGGGATTGATTCCTGACTTTGCAATGATTAGAGATAGAGCTAAAACGCCTTTCAATAAAAAGATATATACACTTCTTGCATTTGGATGGGGTGGAAAAGCAAAACACTGGCAAAGATTCGAAGAATTATCTTTGGTTCTTGCAGGTTTAGCAACGCCACTTGTATTCTCGGTACACACAACGGTATCATTTGACTTTGCTACTTCGGTAATCAAAGGATGGCACTCGACAATCTATCCTCCTTACTTCGTTGCTGGTGCGATTTTTTCAGGATTCGCAATGGTACAGACACTATTGTTGGTAGCAAGAAAAGTTTGTCACCTTGAAGATTATATTACAATGTACCACATCGAGATTATGAACATCGTAATCGTTGTTACAGGTGGTATGGTAACTGTAGCTTATGCCACTGAATATTTTATCGGATGGTATTCTGGATCAAGATTTGAAGATTTTACATATCTTTCTCCGGGAGCAGCAGTTGGACCTTATTGGTGGGCATTCTGGGCATTGATTATCTGTAACTTGGTTGTACCTGCAGCGTTCTGGTTCAAAAAAGTTAGAACTAATATCTTCTGGACATTCATAATCGCATTGATTATCAACATCGGTATGTGGTTTGAGCGTTTTGATATTATCGTTATCAACTTGTCTAGAGATTATTTACCATCTTCTTGGACAATGTTTAAGCCAACAGTTATTGACGTTGGTGTATATCTTGGAACAATCGGTTTCTTCTCTGTATTATTCCTTTTATATGCGAGAACATTCCCTGTAATTGCACAGGCCGAATTGAAGAGTATTTTGAAAATTTCCGGTGAAACTTATAAAGCAAAAGAAGGAGATGAGCACCACTAA
- a CDS encoding DUF3341 domain-containing protein, producing the protein MSTTKIIYGLYGDDDDLMHGVKAFTDKGISINEVYTPFPVHGLDKALGLKKTRISDAAFIYACYGVTIGITLTAYIMNHDWPQNIGGKPSFDWLHNMPAFVDPMFELMVFCSAHLMSLTFLVRNKMYPGAKPQNPDPRTTDDKFMMEFVSDDVETIKQLLIDTGVEEITVKDA; encoded by the coding sequence ATGAGCACCACTAAGATTATATATGGACTTTACGGCGACGACGATGATTTGATGCACGGCGTTAAAGCCTTTACTGATAAAGGAATATCTATAAACGAAGTTTATACGCCATTCCCTGTTCACGGACTTGACAAAGCTCTTGGATTAAAGAAAACTAGAATTTCTGATGCAGCATTCATTTATGCTTGTTATGGAGTTACCATCGGTATCACTTTGACAGCATATATTATGAACCACGACTGGCCACAGAATATTGGTGGTAAACCATCTTTTGACTGGTTGCACAATATGCCGGCTTTCGTGGATCCAATGTTCGAATTGATGGTATTCTGTTCTGCCCACTTGATGTCATTAACTTTCTTGGTAAGAAACAAAATGTATCCTGGTGCAAAACCTCAGAATCCGGATCCAAGAACTACGGATGACAAATTTATGATGGAGTTTGTGTCTGATGATGTTGAAACGATTAAACAACTGTTGATTGATACAGGTGTTGAAGAAATAACTGTTAAAGATGCCTAA
- a CDS encoding c-type cytochrome has protein sequence MPKMKNSILKMTAIFGLTTVLLNSCGPKDNPPLVYFPDMYFPVAYDPLMKAKDAYSDHENEIPAFVSRNGATGLSPVEGSVAQNRDGIVSEESLPKNVDEYNAGYDASKLITASPLDPKNLDKDLARGKVLFDHTCSACHGTGGDGQGPIVQSGAYSGVPNYADRDITIGSVHYVLTNGRNAMGSYAGQLNVGDRWRVALYVYNTFKAPTATAAPAAAAPATTEKTSTAPAAAEAKTNAK, from the coding sequence ATGCCTAAGATGAAGAATAGTATATTAAAAATGACAGCAATCTTTGGTTTAACAACTGTTTTACTGAATTCTTGCGGTCCAAAAGATAATCCACCTTTGGTATATTTCCCGGATATGTATTTTCCAGTAGCTTACGATCCATTGATGAAGGCTAAGGATGCATATTCTGACCACGAAAATGAAATTCCTGCTTTTGTTTCTCGTAATGGCGCTACAGGTCTTTCTCCAGTAGAAGGTTCTGTTGCACAAAACAGAGACGGAATTGTAAGTGAAGAAAGTCTGCCTAAAAATGTAGATGAATATAATGCTGGATATGACGCATCAAAATTGATTACAGCTTCTCCTTTGGATCCTAAAAATCTTGATAAAGATTTGGCAAGAGGAAAAGTATTGTTTGATCACACTTGCTCTGCTTGTCACGGTACTGGCGGAGATGGGCAAGGACCGATTGTACAAAGTGGTGCTTATTCAGGTGTTCCAAACTATGCAGATAGAGATATCACAATAGGATCTGTACATTATGTTTTGACTAATGGTAGAAATGCAATGGGATCTTACGCAGGACAACTGAATGTGGGAGATAGATGGAGAGTAGCTTTGTACGTTTATAATACTTTTAAAGCGCCAACTGCAACTGCAGCTCCGGCAGCAGCCGCTCCAGCTACGACAGAGAAAACTTCTACTGCTCCTGCAGCAGCTGAAGCTAAAACCAATGCTAAATAA
- a CDS encoding quinol:cytochrome C oxidoreductase, translating to MYSFSPKLRLYSIILIVVGVVLFGIGYALNHGLDDTAISHWMESVHSKGHEAPTHSSELVGPQDHNAHLEHAKHQIHNQPLAAIHTFAVFAFGISCCALFFYSIQHAAHAGWSIIVTRVMEAIASFIPYGGALLVIIMLLNISGYGHLFHWMDPELTDPNSPEFDVILFEKKRFLNIPFYAIRTIIYVVGASFFVWKLKNVSKQVDENKGNRKIYASLYSWSVGYIAFFGFASAAWAWDWLMSIDPHWYSTLYIWYSMVSCLSTSIAVMIIISVYLKKKGVYPQFNNNHLHDLGKFLFATSMLWSYLWFCQFMLYWYANVPEEVNYFFGRFEYYAPTFLPMLIINFLAPLLVLVSSSIKRNYKVVTFMACVVIIGHAVDYFNMVMPGTVGPYWNNASNALLVLGSFVFVIGLFTFTVMTALSKLKLMPTGNPFFHESEIYEYPF from the coding sequence ATGTATAGTTTTTCACCTAAATTAAGATTATATTCAATTATACTCATTGTTGTTGGAGTTGTTTTATTCGGTATTGGTTATGCACTTAACCACGGATTGGATGATACTGCAATTTCTCATTGGATGGAGTCTGTTCACTCAAAAGGTCACGAAGCGCCTACACATTCCAGTGAGTTAGTTGGTCCTCAGGATCATAATGCTCATCTGGAGCATGCAAAACATCAGATTCATAATCAGCCTTTGGCGGCTATTCACACATTTGCAGTATTTGCATTTGGAATTAGCTGTTGTGCATTGTTCTTTTACAGTATCCAGCACGCTGCACATGCAGGTTGGTCTATTATTGTAACAAGAGTAATGGAAGCTATTGCTTCATTCATTCCTTACGGAGGAGCGTTATTAGTAATTATAATGTTGTTGAATATCTCAGGATACGGACACCTTTTCCATTGGATGGATCCAGAATTGACAGATCCAAATTCTCCAGAATTTGATGTCATATTATTTGAAAAGAAAAGATTCCTTAATATTCCTTTCTATGCGATAAGAACAATTATCTATGTAGTTGGAGCTTCATTCTTTGTTTGGAAATTGAAAAATGTTTCTAAGCAAGTTGATGAGAACAAAGGAAACAGAAAGATCTACGCTAGCTTATACAGCTGGAGCGTTGGTTACATTGCATTCTTCGGGTTTGCTTCTGCAGCTTGGGCTTGGGATTGGTTGATGTCTATTGACCCGCACTGGTATTCTACACTTTACATTTGGTATTCAATGGTTAGTTGTTTATCTACTTCTATTGCTGTAATGATTATCATCAGTGTTTATCTTAAGAAAAAAGGAGTTTATCCTCAGTTCAATAATAACCACCTTCACGATCTTGGTAAATTCTTATTTGCTACAAGTATGTTGTGGTCTTACCTTTGGTTCTGTCAGTTTATGTTGTATTGGTATGCGAACGTTCCGGAAGAGGTTAATTACTTCTTTGGTAGATTCGAATATTATGCACCGACATTCTTACCAATGTTAATTATCAATTTCCTTGCGCCGCTATTAGTTTTAGTAAGTAGTAGCATCAAAAGAAATTACAAAGTGGTTACATTTATGGCTTGTGTTGTAATTATTGGTCACGCCGTAGATTACTTCAATATGGTAATGCCGGGAACAGTTGGTCCTTATTGGAACAATGCTTCAAATGCATTATTAGTTTTAGGTTCATTTGTATTTGTGATTGGATTATTTACATTCACAGTAATGACAGCCTTATCGAAACTAAAATTGATGCCTACTGGAAACCCTTTCTTCCACGAGTCAGAGATTTACGAATATCCTTTCTAA
- a CDS encoding 3'-5' exonuclease: MIHKIPIENILFLDIETVPQIDSWNNLDTTTQYLWDKKTKSQRKDEIEASDFYEQRAGIMAEFGMIICISVGMIDNNTGKLKIKTFSGEERNLLISFCELFNSPRLNNIILCAHNGKEFDFPYIARRLLIHGIQPPIPFQMFGKKPWEIPHIDTMELWKFGDWKSYVSLELLAHIFGIPTPKDDIDGSMVADIYYKDGDIDRIIHYCEKDVLTLANVFRRMRQEDLLKRLD, from the coding sequence ATGATTCACAAAATTCCCATCGAAAATATTCTTTTTCTTGATATCGAAACTGTTCCTCAAATTGATTCTTGGAATAACCTAGATACTACAACACAATATCTTTGGGACAAGAAAACCAAATCTCAAAGAAAAGATGAAATTGAAGCTTCTGATTTCTACGAGCAACGGGCTGGGATTATGGCAGAATTCGGGATGATAATCTGTATATCAGTTGGAATGATTGATAACAATACTGGAAAGCTAAAAATAAAAACCTTTTCTGGAGAAGAAAGAAACTTATTAATTTCATTCTGTGAATTATTCAATAGTCCTCGTCTGAATAATATTATCCTTTGTGCACACAACGGGAAAGAATTCGATTTTCCTTATATCGCAAGGCGACTTTTAATTCACGGAATTCAACCCCCGATTCCATTCCAGATGTTTGGAAAAAAGCCTTGGGAAATTCCACATATCGATACAATGGAGCTTTGGAAATTTGGGGATTGGAAAAGTTATGTTTCGCTGGAATTATTGGCTCATATCTTCGGAATTCCCACACCCAAGGATGATATCGATGGAAGTATGGTTGCCGATATATACTACAAAGACGGCGATATAGACAGAATCATTCATTATTGTGAAAAAGATGTCTTAACTTTGGCAAATGTTTTCAGGCGGATGCGTCAGGAAGATTTATTAAAAAGATTAGATTAA
- a CDS encoding SUF system Fe-S cluster assembly protein: MKYTDDQIADIGEEIIKELKTVFDPEIPVDIYELGLVYDVQISDEGEVLVIMTLTSPNCPVAETLPVEVEDKVRGVEGVKSAKIELTFEPTWTKEMMSEEAKFELGML; the protein is encoded by the coding sequence ATGAAATATACAGACGACCAAATAGCTGATATTGGTGAAGAAATAATCAAGGAACTTAAAACCGTTTTTGACCCCGAAATTCCGGTTGATATCTACGAATTAGGATTGGTTTATGACGTTCAGATTTCCGACGAAGGTGAAGTTTTAGTGATAATGACTTTAACGTCTCCTAATTGTCCTGTTGCAGAAACCCTTCCGGTAGAAGTAGAAGATAAAGTAAGAGGCGTAGAAGGTGTAAAATCTGCAAAAATCGAGCTCACTTTTGAACCAACCTGGACCAAAGAAATGATGAGTGAAGAAGCCAAGTTTGAACTTGGTATGTTATAA
- a CDS encoding OsmC family protein, producing MTSKTTYVGENRIDSVHESSGDVFTSYIPTNDFSVREHFSPTDIFATALAQSVFAHLVVLAKDRNINITGATCDLKKTMYFEPRRIGEIFCVFKFPHSYTLEEQEFLENAVRNSPVYLSLNSDIKKIFLFEYKN from the coding sequence ATGACTTCAAAAACGACTTATGTAGGTGAGAATAGGATTGATTCTGTACACGAAAGCTCTGGAGATGTTTTCACTTCATATATTCCTACAAATGATTTTAGCGTCCGAGAGCACTTTTCTCCAACTGATATTTTTGCTACTGCTCTGGCGCAAAGTGTTTTTGCACACCTTGTTGTATTAGCAAAAGATAGAAATATTAATATCACTGGTGCAACTTGCGACCTGAAAAAGACAATGTATTTTGAACCAAGAAGAATTGGTGAAATTTTCTGCGTTTTCAAATTCCCACATTCTTATACTTTGGAAGAACAAGAATTTTTAGAAAATGCGGTGCGAAATAGTCCGGTTTATCTGAGTTTAAATTCTGACATCAAGAAAATTTTTCTTTTCGAATATAAAAACTAA
- a CDS encoding hydroxymethylglutaryl-CoA lyase produces the protein MFLTECPRDAMQGWGEMIPTQKKIDYINRLMEVRFDVLDCGSFVNPKTMPQMADSGIVVDEIDKSLSNTKLSVVVANLRGAEKALSHEQVDILGFPFSISETFQHRNTNKSREEAFTEVVNILELTKSEGRQLNLYFSMAFGNPYGESWKWKDVDFWAKRFEEIGIKDVLLSDTTGAGDVERISLLFNKIPAKYPTINFGAHFHNRYEDSYIKLKAAYDEGCRRFDSAIKGIGGCPMAKDDLVGNMPTEKVFTFMSSEKIDIHQNLLHFESAYNMAKDIFHF, from the coding sequence ATGTTCTTAACCGAGTGTCCGCGCGACGCGATGCAAGGCTGGGGAGAAATGATTCCCACGCAGAAAAAAATAGATTACATCAACCGATTGATGGAGGTACGTTTTGATGTCTTGGATTGCGGAAGCTTCGTGAACCCGAAAACGATGCCTCAAATGGCTGATTCCGGAATTGTGGTGGACGAAATTGACAAATCGCTTTCCAACACAAAACTGTCTGTGGTTGTAGCCAATCTTCGTGGTGCCGAAAAGGCTTTGAGTCACGAACAAGTCGACATTCTGGGTTTTCCTTTCTCAATTTCTGAAACATTCCAGCATAGAAATACTAATAAAAGTCGAGAAGAAGCTTTTACTGAAGTGGTGAATATATTAGAGTTAACAAAATCTGAAGGCAGACAATTGAATCTCTATTTCTCGATGGCTTTTGGAAACCCTTATGGAGAAAGCTGGAAATGGAAAGATGTGGACTTTTGGGCAAAACGTTTTGAGGAAATTGGAATCAAAGATGTTCTTTTATCTGACACAACTGGTGCTGGCGACGTGGAAAGAATTTCGCTTTTGTTTAATAAAATTCCTGCAAAATATCCTACTATAAATTTCGGAGCACATTTTCATAATCGATACGAAGATTCTTACATCAAACTGAAAGCGGCTTATGACGAAGGCTGCAGAAGATTTGACAGCGCTATAAAAGGAATTGGTGGTTGTCCGATGGCGAAAGATGATTTGGTGGGAAATATGCCGACTGAAAAGGTTTTTACATTTATGTCATCTGAGAAAATCGATATTCATCAGAATTTGCTTCATTTTGAAAGTGCTTATAATATGGCGAAAGATATTTTTCATTTTTAA